DNA from Colletotrichum higginsianum IMI 349063 chromosome 7 map unlocalized unitig_7, whole genome shotgun sequence:
ATGTCCAAGGCCTGCGCCAAGAAGCTTGATACCTTCTTCGACGCCCGCGCCGTTTACTTCGTTGTCGACTACGACAAGAGCTCCGGAAACTAGTACGCGGCAACCACGGCCACCTGGTGAACGAACGCTGACAATGAGACCCCAGCatcgtcgacgttgacggcAACAGATACCTCGATGTGTAAGTTCCCGGGCCCGCCGATCGTCCTCGGCAGCCTGTCGATCCGCAGCTCGCTAATCTGCCCCGGATAGCTACTCTCAGATCGCCTCCATCCCCGTCGGCTACAACAACCCCACTctcatcgaggccgccaagtCGCCCGAGATGATCTCCGCCCTTGTCAACAGACCTGCCATCGGCAACTTCCCCTCTGCATTCTGGCACGACCTCCTTCAGGAGGGTCTGATGAAGGCCGCCCCCGAGGGCCACAACCACATCTTCACCGCCCAGTCCGGCTCTGAGGCCAACGAGCTGGCCTACAAGGCCGCTTTCATGctctaccgccgccgcgagcgtGGTGAGGCCGAGTGGTCCAACGAGGAGATCCAGTCCTGCCTCCAGAACACCGCCCCTGGATCCCCCGAgctcgccatcctcagctTCAAGAACTCCTTCCACGGCCGCGGCTTCGGCAGTCTGTCCACCACCCGGTCCAAGGCCGTCCACAAGCTCGACATCCCCTCCTTCAACTGGCCCCAGGCCTCCTTCCCCGCCCTGAAGTACCCTCTCGAGgagcacgccgccgagaacgacGCTGAGGAGAAGCGGTGCTTGGAGGAGGTTGAGAAGCTGATCCAGAACTGGCACTGCCCGgttgccgccgtcatcgttgAGCCCATCCAGTCCGAGGGTGGTGACAACCATGCTTCCCCGGCCTTCTTCCAGGGTCTCCGTGACATCACCAAGAAGCACAACGTTGTCATGATCGTTGACGAGGTCCAGACTGGTGAGTTCTCCCTCTGATGTTGACCTGCCATACAGAACTCGCTGACGCTAGTCGCAGGCTTCGGTGCCACTGGAAAGTTCTGGGGACACGCTCACTGGAACCTCACCTCGCCTCCCGATATCGTCACCTTCTCCAAGAAGGCCCAGACCGCCGGCTACTTCTTCGGCGACCCCATGTTGGTCCCCGACAAGGCCTACCGTCAGTTCAACACCTGGATTGGCGATGCCGCTCGCGTCATCGTCTGCAAGGCCGTGATTGACGAGATCCGCAACAAGAACCTCGTCGAGCAAACTGTACAGTCACCACGCTGTCCCTGAACTCGATTTCTCGTAGCTAACACGCCGCAGGCTCGCGTTGGAGATGTCCTTTACTCCGAGATGGAGAAGCTTGCTCAGAAGTACCCCGAGCACGTCCAGAACTTGCGCGGCAAGGGCCAGGGGTAAGTGAAGCCACATACGACGCCCAGGACCAGAGCTTGTCTCGCTGACACGCGTAATAGAACCTACATTGCTTTCGATACCCAGAGCGCTGCAGCTGTCACGAGCTCGATGAAGCGTCTCGGCGTCAACATCGGTGCCTGCGGCAAGGAGACCATTAGACTCAGGCCCATGCTCATCTTTGAGGAGTCTCACAGTAAgcccacaccacaccacccgCTACAGCCTGAAATCGTGTATCTGACAAGACTCGCAGTTCCCATCCTCATTTCGGCGTTTGAGAAGACCTTTTCCTCTTTGTAAAAGTATTATCGGGTCACGGCACGGATTGAAAACGGAAAAGACGGATAGCATAGCATTGATTTTGACTCCCACGACAGGCCAGTGTCATTTAGAGGGCATTTGGCAAAAGATACCATAATGATAGGAAAAGACTACGGTGTGAGAATTTAGAAAGATATACTTTGAATTGTCTCCTTACTCAAATGGACTTGCACGTCGTGTAGTGACATGAAGGGCCGCGAAAAGCCCACCTAATAGGTGCAGCTGGGAACTCGGATGGCACACCATGGGATTACCCATTCATCTCGAAAAGTACAACCAACTTCATCGCTGCGCCCATCGTTAATCGTAAGCTTAATGTCCGATCCTTTGGCATATTCAAGAAATCCCGACGGCTAATGCCCAATCAGCTTCCTTGACGACGGGTCCAGCGTGTGCTTGTGATGTCAAAGCAAAGCCGCTCATGCTAATGACCGGCCGGAAGTCACACATGTTACAGTTCCCGGCCGGCAGCTTATCAAGAAAACCCGGGAACTGTCTGTTATTCTATCTGAGGAACGCTTTTCAGGGATTGCTCATCCGTCGACTGATAGTCAACCGGCCCATTGGGTCCGCCGATGAAGCCGGACGCTGTCGTCGCATTCACCGGTACCCCGCCCACTTTCACTGCCCAGGCGCCGAGATAGGGATGATGCGTATCTGTGATGAATTAATCTCTACGTGTGCTCAAGATTACCTTGTTTTGATAACCGAGGAAGAATCCTGAATCCTCCAGGAATACATATATGCGTTTGAGCCAGGGGTCATGATCAAGACTCCTATCAGCCCAGAAGCCTCGCTCCTTATCATTCCACATCTGTCACCACATCGACGATCCACCTTGCACAAGCCAGAGTAAGCACCATGTCTTCGCCACCAAGAAAGCACGTCGTCTTCGATATCGTAGGCACCTGCATGTCCTACGACGCCATCCATCGCGCCATCGACACCCGTCTCGGTCCCAGGCTTGCAGAGTACAACATCAAGCCCGCGCTGCTGGGCTTCGCGTGgatcgaggcggccgagcgCGAGTACACCTACCTCAGCATCCAGGGCCGGTATAAGCGCTTCTACGACATCTTCCGCAGCCTCTTCTATCGCATGCTCTTCATGGCCGGCGTCCCGGAGCCGCGTGAGCTCgcgaccgacgacgacatcacCTTCATCATGGACCGCtttctcgagctcgaggcccgGCCCGGCATCAAGGAGTGCTTCGCGCTGCTGCGAGGAGCGGGTTTCACGGTTTGGGCGTTCACGGCGGGCGACGCGAAGCGCGTGGGTGGCTACTTTGAGAGGAACGGCATCGAGATGCCCGCGGAGAACCTGCGGAGCTGCGACGCGGACGGGATCGGGAAGCCGGATCCCAGGGCCTATCAGCCCGTGCTGGAGAGCTTCAATGGCGAGGAGGCCTGGTTTGCCGCGGCGCACATGTGGGACGCGTCGGCGGCCAAAGGGTGCGGGTTCAGGGGCGCCTGGTGCGCTGTGTACGAGGGGGAGCCATGCACCGACTTGTTTGGTGAGATGGATGTGATGGCGACCGAACTGCCGGAGATGGCACGGAAGATTATCGCCGCGTCGGAGGGCCAGGAAGCGTGATTGAGATGGTGGGGTTTGGCTTCGTTCTCGCACCAATACCAATCAATACTTGATGTCACTGCGAGTCTATAATTTGCTTATCACAAGGTGGTCGGGACCGGCACTTTGCCGGTCCCGTGCTGAATCGTGTCCGGATGGGCCTCCGGTTTCGGACCCCCGCCGCATTTCCCGCCCCAACTTCCGAAGCGCGAGCAACTTCTATTTGGGCGTTGGTTGGAGGGACTCGGCTTAGGTTATCTTCGACATCAACACCGccccctctctttccctcATCTCACGTTCAATGATTCTTGACGCAAATCGATGGTCCGATCAGCAGTCGCGTTGACAAGACGTCCCGTTTGTTTTCGATAATATCCAAGTGTGCACAACAAACCCTCCTGGTTACAAATAGTCGCTGCTTGTGTCTGTCTCACCTGAAAACTTGCTGTTGTGTGGTGAAAGTCTAGTTGACGAGGCAGTATCAAGGTTGCTGCTTACGGACATGGCTGCAAAGAAGCCGACGGACTGATTGATGGCCGCTTCCTAGCCCTATCACGCCCTTCTGGAACTCTTCGTGGGTCCTTGGTGATCAACGCACTACCCTGGGCTTCCCACTTTCAGTGACTTGGTCACCATTGGTGCTGGAATCGCAGGTGTCGCAACTCCGTATCTATGATGACCACGATACGTCTAGAAAATGAAGAACGAACCGTGTTTGATTCTTCCAAGACCTCTCTAAAGCGAAGGACCGGGCCTGTGTACCCGTGGGAGAGGTCACGTGATACAGACGCGTGACCTTAGCCATCCAAAGTGGCTGACAAAGTGCTTGTGCTTTACGACGGTCTCAAATTCTGCGGAGAGATCATGGTAGGCGGCACGAGGCGTGAGGCTTGTGATTTGGCATAAAAGCGGACTGCATGGTTCAACAACATTTGTTGGACGGGCTAGTACAACTGCAGGGCGCAACGGCGGGCTTAGACGGGTACACGCAGAGGTAATTCCGGGGCTTGGAAGAGAGCGGCGCCAAGATGGAGCGGGTGTAGACGGGCTGCAGCTCCGACTTCATGATGCATTTGGGAGCAGTTTCATAGAAGCCGGGACAGTTCTGTACAGGTAGATACTCATCGACTATGCCACGGCATGCCGAGAATTTTTCTCTGTACATAGCAAGTATGTGGAGGTAATGGTGCGTGACGGGGTCTTTTTCGAGACCACCTATCTATCGAGAATTATGCGACCATTTCCGGCTCGTTCATGTCTCTGTGGGAAGCATAGTCGAAGCCCAAGTTCTGAAATGTAGACCATGTATGACTGGCTGTTCGTTCCCCTGTGTCCGTATATCGATCAAAAATCGCAGAACAAACGTGCGAAATTTCCTCCGCATGACGAGTCAAGCACCAACTCCAGATCCTGGGTTCAAGGATGCGTATCTCATGCAGGTTCTCGGCCCCGACCGGGATATAGCCCGGCTTCCCCGCGTCTTGTGAAAAGATGGGGCCTTTGTCCGATCGCCCCGACCGCGGCACAGGTTTCGCCGAACTTCTGCCTTTGCTTCCCCTCTCTTgccctcactctcactctgtCTTTCACTCTCACTCGGGAAAAGGACAAGCGGCATTGGCATACACGTTAGGGAGGGGCCCTTCTCATCTCAGCCTATCTTAGCTCCTCTTACACGCTCATTCAACCGATTCCCTCACTTTATCCACCCGCATACCTTGCTCGCCCGCCCTGTACCCGAGGAACTGCAAGGGACTGAAAGATAAACCCCCCCGAGTGTGAGTGAGACGCGGAGAGACTAGACCTTCCTTTCTGATCCACGGACTTGCACTTGAACACCGTCGGCAAAAGGGCAGCCTTCGCAAAGGAGCCCTTCACTCGACCGGCCCGGGCCCTCGGCTGGCCTTGTTGATCGGCTCTGCTCGCCCATCCGCCGCGCGTTATCAACTGCCTACATacggggttgttgttggggggttttttttttgtgcTTATCGGCTATCACGACCTCCGAATCGTAGATGGATCCCGAGGACGGCCTGCGTCTGCAACGACACAAGCagcgccgcgtcgccgaTAAGGAGAGGAAGCGGGCTGTTCGAGCGTAGGAtgaaccccctccccccctctcattccgcttctccgtcttccttGACCAGAAAACAGAACTGCCTTATGCTGACGCGACCAAGCTGCGACGGGTGTCGGAGACTCAAGGAGAAATGCGACGGAGGAGTCCCCTGCCGCCGGTGCACCCGCCTGCGCCGGCAGTGCGAGTTCCTCACGCCCACAACCAGAGATGAGCCCGGGTCCGAGACCACATCGAGGTAGCTACCTAAATCCATATGTTCTAGATAGACCTCCCATTGATCGCCGCCAACACATGGCTGACCAGGCCCCTTGCCGTGTATCACAGACCACGCCCCTCGCACCACGAGGATTCTCATTTAAGGCAGAGGATGGCTTACATGGAGCGGCTGCTGGCGCACTACACTGGCAAGAGCACGCTGGATGCCGAGACCTTGAAGACCTTGACCGAGTCCTTCGAAAAAGGACGTGCCGGCCCCGGGGTTCCCGGAGCCGGAGCTGAGGCGGACGTTTCCATGGAGcccgaggtcggcgccgatgcGGAAGTGCAATCACAGAGCTCCGACTCGTTCAAGGTAGATGAGATCACGGTCCAGCCTCTGGAGAACAACATCACACGTAAGCCA
Protein-coding regions in this window:
- a CDS encoding 4-aminobutyrate aminotransferase is translated as MPAVIEHSVTTEVPGPMSKACAKKLDTFFDARAVYFVVDYDKSSGNYIVDVDGNRYLDVYSQIASIPVGYNNPTLIEAAKSPEMISALVNRPAIGNFPSAFWHDLLQEGLMKAAPEGHNHIFTAQSGSEANELAYKAAFMLYRRRERGEAEWSNEEIQSCLQNTAPGSPELAILSFKNSFHGRGFGSLSTTRSKAVHKLDIPSFNWPQASFPALKYPLEEHAAENDAEEKRCLEEVEKLIQNWHCPVAAVIVEPIQSEGGDNHASPAFFQGLRDITKKHNVVMIVDEVQTGFGATGKFWGHAHWNLTSPPDIVTFSKKAQTAGYFFGDPMLVPDKAYRQFNTWIGDAARVIVCKAVIDEIRNKNLVEQTARVGDVLYSEMEKLAQKYPEHVQNLRGKGQGTYIAFDTQSAAAVTSSMKRLGVNIGACGKETIRLRPMLIFEESHIPILISAFEKTFSSL
- a CDS encoding Catalytic activity, whose translation is MSSPPRKHVVFDIVGTCMSYDAIHRAIDTRLGPRLAEYNIKPALLGFAWIEAAEREYTYLSIQGRYKRFYDIFRSLFYRMLFMAGVPEPRELATDDDITFIMDRFLELEARPGIKECFALLRGAGFTVWAFTAGDAKRVGGYFERNGIEMPAENLRSCDADGIGKPDPRAYQPVLESFNGEEAWFAAAHMWDASAAKGCGFRGAWCAVYEGEPCTDLFGEMDVMATELPEMARKIIAASEGQEA